The Megasphaera stantonii genome includes a window with the following:
- a CDS encoding L-lactate dehydrogenase: MVNTRKVVIVGAGHVGSHVALALIQSGEADDIVLIDILKEKAQGQAMDLDDGVSGALCGNDAQIRAGGYEELNDADILVMAFGRSRKPGETRLDMFDDSIRMAQEVISHLKQVDFKGIMLSISNPADIICEYIRRQMGWERNRCFCTGTSLETYRLLRVLSHRTGYARRSIQGMCMGEHGNSSFIVWSQVYVGGKPFAAFMAEKPELAALSLDDLQTEVKRAGDIEIDGKGCTEFGIANAACMIISAIFHDQKLVWPCSTALFGEYGEENVAAGVPCVIGKDGMEGVVEVALTEEEQKKFHDSCDILRSFLDRAEGL, from the coding sequence ATGGTAAACACACGCAAGGTGGTCATCGTCGGAGCCGGCCACGTAGGCTCTCACGTCGCATTGGCCCTGATTCAGTCCGGCGAAGCCGACGACATCGTCTTGATTGATATTTTGAAGGAAAAGGCCCAGGGACAGGCGATGGACCTGGACGACGGCGTCAGCGGCGCCTTGTGCGGCAACGATGCCCAGATCCGCGCCGGCGGCTATGAAGAACTCAATGACGCCGACATCCTGGTCATGGCCTTTGGCCGCAGCCGCAAGCCCGGCGAAACGCGCCTCGACATGTTCGACGATTCGATCCGCATGGCTCAGGAAGTCATTTCCCATCTGAAGCAGGTAGACTTCAAGGGCATCATGCTCAGCATATCCAACCCTGCCGACATCATCTGCGAATACATCCGCCGTCAAATGGGCTGGGAACGCAATCGCTGCTTCTGCACCGGCACGAGCCTCGAAACGTATCGCCTGCTTCGCGTCCTGTCCCATCGGACGGGATACGCCCGCCGCTCCATTCAGGGCATGTGCATGGGCGAACACGGCAACTCCAGCTTCATCGTCTGGTCCCAGGTCTATGTCGGCGGCAAGCCCTTCGCGGCCTTCATGGCGGAAAAGCCGGAGCTGGCGGCGCTCAGCCTGGACGACTTGCAGACGGAAGTCAAGCGGGCCGGCGACATTGAAATCGACGGCAAGGGCTGCACTGAATTCGGCATCGCCAACGCGGCGTGCATGATCATTTCGGCTATTTTCCATGACCAGAAGCTCGTATGGCCCTGCTCGACGGCCTTGTTCGGCGAATACGGCGAAGAAAACGTAGCGGCCGGCGTGCCCTGCGTCATCGGCAAGGACGGCATGGAAGGCGTCGTCGAAGTCGCCCTGACGGAAGAGGAACAGAAGAAGTTCCACGATTCGTGCGATATTCTCCGCAGCTTCCTGGACCGGGCCGAAGGATTATAA
- a CDS encoding NifB/NifX family molybdenum-iron cluster-binding protein produces MKIAVTYEQGQIFQHFGHTEQFKIYEVEDGAVVSAEVVDTMGSGHGALAGFLQAQGVNTLICGGIGGGAQMALAQAGIALYGGVQGSADEAVAALLAGTLSFNPDVHCDHHDHAHGHGDHACGEHGCGHHH; encoded by the coding sequence ATGAAAATTGCAGTTACATATGAACAGGGCCAGATTTTCCAGCATTTCGGCCACACGGAACAATTTAAGATTTACGAAGTAGAAGACGGCGCAGTCGTCAGTGCAGAAGTCGTCGACACGATGGGCAGCGGCCACGGCGCGCTGGCTGGATTTTTGCAGGCTCAGGGCGTCAATACGCTGATCTGCGGCGGCATCGGCGGCGGCGCGCAAATGGCCCTGGCCCAGGCCGGCATCGCCTTGTACGGCGGCGTGCAGGGGTCGGCAGACGAAGCCGTAGCAGCCCTGCTGGCAGGAACGCTTTCCTTTAATCCCGACGTGCACTGCGACCATCATGACCATGCACACGGCCACGGCGATCATGCCTGCGGCGAACACGGCTGTGGCCATCACCACTAA
- a CDS encoding SoxR reducing system RseC family protein — translation MRIGEGTITEILDGGLAKVRVNRDHLYVACSACFGAEHVYVTARNSLGAQEGQDVRYEVQDEHLIMGAFICFIVPLFLVILGGIGGYSFGATVLSALIGAAAGLIVSAVLVKLYDSSLGKKIDTKATITEIIETEDDES, via the coding sequence ATGCGAATTGGAGAAGGCACCATTACGGAAATCCTCGACGGCGGCCTGGCGAAAGTCCGCGTCAACCGCGATCATTTATACGTTGCCTGCAGCGCCTGCTTTGGCGCCGAGCACGTCTACGTGACGGCGAGAAACAGCCTCGGCGCTCAGGAAGGGCAGGACGTGCGGTATGAAGTGCAGGACGAGCACCTTATCATGGGGGCTTTTATCTGCTTTATCGTCCCCTTGTTCCTGGTTATACTAGGCGGCATCGGCGGTTACTCCTTCGGCGCGACGGTTTTGTCGGCCTTGATCGGCGCGGCAGCCGGATTGATAGTCAGCGCCGTATTGGTCAAGCTGTACGATTCGTCCCTGGGAAAGAAAATTGATACGAAGGCTACGATTACGGAGATCATCGAAACAGAAGACGACGAGTCGTAA
- a CDS encoding inorganic phosphate transporter encodes MLDTPLIILVVVLALAFDFINGFHDTANAIATCVSTRAIRPGIAIMGSAFLNFVGAMISTGVAKTIGGDIVTSPAMINELVIVAGLVGAIVWNLLTWWFGMPSSSSHALIGGMIGAVAFSVGTAALNDWGIIKIFLSLILSPVTAIVVGYIIMNILFVVCRNFKPAKINMTANRLQVVSAALMAFSHGSNDAQKSMGIITLALLSGGVIDTLEVPTMVKFLCALAMALGTSVGGWKIIRTVGGKIFKMHPIHGFAADLNSAVVIFSATMLHLPVSTTHVVSGSIMGVGAAQRAKAVHWNVARQMVTAWVMTIPCTAIMGAISYYIISHLMVVVLPGL; translated from the coding sequence ATGCTTGATACCCCGTTAATTATCCTGGTCGTCGTCCTGGCCCTGGCCTTCGACTTTATCAACGGCTTCCACGATACGGCCAACGCCATCGCCACCTGTGTCTCGACGCGGGCCATCCGGCCGGGCATCGCCATCATGGGGTCGGCCTTCTTAAACTTCGTCGGCGCTATGATTTCTACGGGCGTCGCCAAGACCATCGGCGGCGACATCGTCACGTCGCCGGCCATGATCAACGAGCTGGTCATCGTCGCCGGCCTCGTCGGCGCTATCGTCTGGAACCTGCTGACCTGGTGGTTCGGCATGCCCTCCAGCTCGTCCCACGCCCTCATCGGCGGCATGATCGGCGCCGTCGCCTTTTCCGTCGGCACGGCGGCCCTCAACGACTGGGGCATCATCAAGATTTTCCTGTCCCTCATCCTGTCGCCCGTAACGGCCATCGTCGTCGGCTATATCATCATGAACATCCTGTTCGTCGTCTGCCGCAACTTCAAGCCGGCTAAGATCAACATGACGGCCAACAGGCTGCAGGTCGTCTCAGCGGCCCTCATGGCCTTCTCCCACGGTTCCAACGACGCCCAGAAGTCCATGGGCATCATCACCCTGGCCCTCTTGTCGGGCGGCGTCATCGACACGCTGGAAGTCCCGACGATGGTCAAGTTCCTCTGCGCCCTGGCCATGGCTCTCGGCACCAGCGTCGGCGGCTGGAAAATCATCCGCACCGTCGGCGGCAAGATCTTCAAGATGCACCCCATCCACGGCTTTGCAGCCGACTTGAACTCGGCCGTCGTCATCTTCTCGGCGACGATGCTCCACCTGCCCGTCTCGACGACGCACGTCGTCTCCGGCTCCATCATGGGCGTCGGCGCGGCCCAGCGGGCCAAAGCCGTCCACTGGAACGTAGCCCGTCAGATGGTCACGGCCTGGGTCATGACCATTCCCTGCACGGCCATCATGGGGGCCATTTCCTACTACATCATTTCGCACCTCATGGTAGTCGTACTGCCCGGCTTATAA
- a CDS encoding 1-aminocyclopropane-1-carboxylate deaminase/D-cysteine desulfhydrase — translation MNTLRPKLTLLDEHPTPLQYLSGLSQELFRELYIKRDDVTPFGGGGGMLRKLEYLLFDAVNSQSDTVVTVGDIRSDHCRLTAAAAAKYGLRSIVISVGNYDGELSGNLLLSSLFGARTVIKKDDGRPEAVQLEETARAVMEQEIAQGHRLYFIPMGGSDATGMLGYYDCAAELDKQAQEQYLQGATVYVPVTTLGTYVGLYCGLKAIGSSLKPVGIAVKPLDEDRLGDYFRQVKETYGFDFDDSDMHIETAYIRKGYGEPDRHVRDAVRLMAGHEGILLDPTSSGKAFAAVLDMIKEKKIKLGRQVIFLHDGSMAGLYEKAHRLKLEKELQDTIQIIP, via the coding sequence ATGAACACATTACGACCGAAACTGACCCTTCTGGACGAGCACCCGACGCCGCTGCAGTACCTTTCGGGCTTGTCTCAGGAGCTCTTCCGGGAACTCTACATAAAGCGCGACGATGTGACGCCCTTCGGCGGAGGCGGCGGCATGCTGCGTAAATTGGAATACCTGCTGTTCGATGCCGTCAATTCCCAGTCCGACACCGTCGTCACCGTCGGCGACATCCGCTCCGACCACTGCCGTCTCACGGCGGCTGCGGCAGCCAAATACGGCCTGCGCAGCATCGTCATTTCCGTCGGTAATTACGACGGCGAACTGAGCGGCAACCTGCTCCTCAGCAGCCTATTCGGCGCCCGCACCGTCATCAAGAAGGACGACGGCCGCCCTGAAGCGGTCCAGCTGGAAGAAACGGCAAGGGCCGTCATGGAACAGGAAATCGCCCAGGGCCACCGTCTGTACTTCATCCCTATGGGCGGCAGCGACGCGACGGGCATGCTGGGCTATTACGACTGCGCCGCCGAGCTGGACAAGCAGGCTCAGGAACAGTACCTGCAGGGAGCGACGGTCTACGTCCCCGTGACGACCCTTGGCACGTACGTCGGCTTATACTGCGGCCTGAAAGCCATCGGCTCGTCCTTAAAGCCCGTCGGCATCGCCGTCAAGCCCCTCGACGAAGACCGCCTGGGCGACTACTTCCGGCAGGTAAAGGAAACGTATGGCTTTGATTTCGACGACAGCGACATGCACATCGAGACGGCCTATATCCGCAAGGGATACGGCGAACCGGACCGCCATGTCCGCGACGCCGTCCGCCTCATGGCCGGCCACGAGGGAATTCTCCTCGACCCGACGAGTTCCGGCAAGGCCTTCGCCGCCGTCCTCGACATGATCAAGGAAAAGAAAATCAAATTAGGGCGGCAGGTCATTTTCCTCCACGACGGCAGCATGGCCGGCTTATATGAAAAAGCCCACCGCCTGAAATTAGAAAAAGAACTGCAAGACACCATTCAAATCATCCCATAA
- a CDS encoding DUF134 domain-containing protein, producing the protein MPRPPRCRRVCSLPKAGEFAPSGCAADAEVIIMRIDEYEVIRLIDLLGLTQEQCAAQMDVSRTTVTGIYDGARRKLADALVHGKRLLIEGGHIQLCEHAGSCRHTRCQAGKCNPKKENDSNE; encoded by the coding sequence ATGCCGAGACCGCCGCGGTGCCGCCGCGTCTGTTCTCTGCCTAAAGCCGGCGAGTTCGCCCCGTCCGGCTGCGCAGCCGACGCAGAGGTCATCATCATGCGCATTGATGAATACGAAGTCATCCGCCTGATCGATTTGCTCGGGCTGACGCAGGAGCAGTGCGCCGCCCAGATGGACGTGTCCCGCACGACCGTCACGGGGATTTACGACGGCGCCCGCCGAAAGCTTGCCGACGCTCTCGTCCATGGAAAGCGCCTTCTCATCGAAGGCGGCCACATACAACTCTGTGAACATGCCGGCTCCTGCCGCCATACGCGCTGTCAGGCCGGAAAATGTAACCCCAAAAAGGAGAATGATAGTAATGAGTGA
- a CDS encoding DUF47 domain-containing protein, with product MFSISNKHEEFFDYLVENAENFHRGTLIAKDVMTNTANISMYMKDIAQLEHTSDKINEDVIMKLCRVFITPIDREDFYKLTCQLEDCIDLLHGSLMRISLYHIETMTPAAVDIVDQLELMGKELKDIFSLLKNIDKNEAELMERANRLSKIETEVDNIYRREISRIFNGEMDLLDIIRWKDVLGTLEDTSDEVEELGNIIKEVTMKYA from the coding sequence ATGTTCAGTATCAGCAACAAGCATGAAGAGTTTTTTGATTATTTGGTTGAAAACGCCGAAAACTTCCACCGCGGCACCCTCATCGCCAAGGACGTCATGACCAACACGGCCAATATTTCCATGTACATGAAGGATATCGCCCAGCTGGAGCACACGTCGGATAAAATCAACGAAGACGTCATCATGAAGTTATGCCGCGTATTTATTACGCCCATCGACCGCGAAGACTTTTACAAGCTCACATGCCAGCTCGAAGACTGCATCGATCTGCTCCACGGCTCGCTCATGCGCATCAGCCTGTACCATATCGAAACGATGACGCCGGCCGCCGTCGACATCGTCGACCAGCTGGAGCTCATGGGAAAAGAGCTGAAAGACATTTTCTCGCTCCTGAAAAACATCGACAAAAACGAAGCGGAGCTCATGGAACGGGCCAACCGCCTGAGCAAAATCGAAACGGAAGTCGACAACATTTACCGCCGCGAAATTTCCCGCATCTTCAACGGCGAAATGGACCTGCTCGACATCATCCGCTGGAAAGACGTGCTGGGCACGCTGGAAGACACGTCGGACGAAGTGGAAGAGCTCGGCAATATCATAAAAGAGGTGACGATGAAGTATGCTTGA
- a CDS encoding Mrp/NBP35 family ATP-binding protein: MSENCNHDCSSCSSECSSRTQPQSLQAQPHEGTHVKHVIAVVSGKGGVGKSLVTSLMAVQMQRRGFKTAILDADITGPSIPKAFGLTERATGDANGIFPVETKSGIKVMSMNVLLEDTTAPVVWRGPVISGAVKQFWTDVVWGDIDYMFVDMPPGTGDVPLTVFQSLPVDGILIVTSPQELVSMIVEKALKMSEIMHIPVLGLIENMSYFECPDCHSRHEIYGPSHVEESAAKYEIPHTAKLPIDPEFAMHCDKGDIESYVSDSLTDTATYLEGVLNK; this comes from the coding sequence ATGAGTGAAAATTGCAATCACGACTGCTCCAGCTGCAGCAGCGAATGCTCCAGCCGCACGCAGCCGCAGAGCCTCCAGGCTCAGCCCCATGAAGGAACGCACGTAAAGCACGTCATCGCCGTCGTCAGCGGCAAAGGCGGCGTAGGTAAATCCCTCGTCACGTCCCTCATGGCCGTACAAATGCAGCGCCGCGGCTTTAAGACGGCAATCCTCGACGCCGACATCACCGGCCCGTCCATCCCGAAGGCCTTCGGCCTGACAGAACGGGCTACAGGCGACGCCAACGGCATTTTCCCTGTAGAAACAAAATCGGGCATTAAAGTCATGTCCATGAACGTACTCCTGGAAGACACGACGGCTCCCGTCGTATGGCGCGGACCGGTCATTTCCGGCGCCGTAAAACAGTTCTGGACCGACGTCGTCTGGGGCGATATCGACTACATGTTCGTCGACATGCCGCCGGGAACGGGCGACGTCCCCCTGACGGTATTCCAGTCCCTGCCGGTCGACGGCATCCTCATCGTCACGTCGCCGCAGGAGCTCGTCTCCATGATCGTCGAAAAGGCCCTGAAGATGTCGGAAATCATGCATATCCCCGTCCTCGGCCTCATCGAAAACATGAGCTATTTCGAATGTCCCGACTGTCATTCCCGTCATGAAATCTACGGCCCGAGCCATGTAGAAGAATCGGCGGCCAAATACGAAATCCCCCATACGGCTAAGCTGCCTATCGACCCGGAATTCGCCATGCACTGCGACAAGGGCGATATCGAAAGCTACGTATCGGACAGCTTGACCGATACGGCCACATACCTCGAAGGCGTATTAAACAAATAA
- a CDS encoding sigma-54 interaction domain-containing protein, with translation MGTKEIFSTVAEAAEHLNAIIEYSFDGIFITDKNCNVLRINHSYEEITGLTKDEILGKNMADLVQQKLISESGSLIVSRTKRPVTLQQRFKSGKEALVTSSPIFDKNGELIMIVTNVRDLTEIYNLKESIQEKTDAIERLRLELEHIQTPLTERELIVRDETALAAMVLANRVAPMDTTVILFGETGVGKEVMARYIYQHSSRAKNSFIQVNCGAIPPSLIESELFGYESGAFTGASRGGKIGLFELADKGTLFLDEIGELPKDMQVKLLRALQEQEIMRVGGTKPIKIDVRIIAATNRNLEDMVKNDQFREDLYYRLTVFPISIPPLRFRKKDITPLALSFLGKLNQKYNFKKRFSNISIQLLNEYPWPGNIRELKNIVERAVIISSGDEIKPEDLHLLRPTNPVVPAEQAAEEAAPETAAEVPDELPSDLNETLEKLEYHYLTMAYEQEGNVRAAAKALGITPSTFVRKRKRYEETYGNKA, from the coding sequence ATGGGAACGAAAGAAATTTTTTCCACTGTCGCCGAAGCGGCAGAACACCTGAACGCGATTATCGAATACTCCTTCGACGGTATTTTCATTACCGATAAAAACTGCAACGTCCTGCGCATCAACCATTCGTACGAAGAAATTACCGGCCTGACAAAAGACGAAATCTTAGGAAAGAATATGGCCGATTTGGTGCAGCAGAAGCTCATCTCCGAGTCGGGCTCTCTCATCGTGTCCCGCACGAAGCGGCCCGTCACCTTGCAGCAGCGGTTCAAATCGGGGAAGGAAGCCCTGGTCACCAGCTCGCCTATTTTCGACAAAAACGGCGAACTCATCATGATCGTCACCAACGTCCGCGACCTGACGGAAATATACAACCTCAAGGAATCGATACAGGAAAAGACCGACGCCATCGAGCGCCTTCGCCTCGAGCTGGAACACATTCAGACGCCCCTTACGGAGCGGGAGCTCATCGTCCGCGATGAAACGGCCCTGGCAGCCATGGTATTGGCCAACCGCGTCGCCCCCATGGACACGACGGTCATCTTGTTCGGCGAAACAGGCGTCGGCAAGGAAGTCATGGCCCGCTATATCTACCAGCACAGCAGCCGGGCCAAAAACAGCTTCATCCAGGTAAACTGCGGGGCCATCCCGCCCAGCCTCATCGAAAGCGAGCTCTTCGGCTACGAAAGCGGCGCCTTTACCGGAGCCAGCCGGGGCGGAAAAATCGGCCTGTTCGAATTAGCCGACAAGGGAACCCTCTTTCTCGACGAAATCGGCGAGCTGCCGAAAGACATGCAGGTCAAGCTGCTGCGAGCCCTTCAGGAGCAGGAAATCATGCGCGTCGGCGGCACCAAGCCGATAAAAATCGACGTGCGCATCATCGCGGCGACGAACCGCAATTTGGAAGACATGGTGAAGAACGACCAATTCCGCGAGGATTTATACTATCGCCTCACAGTCTTTCCCATTTCCATCCCGCCCCTGCGGTTCCGCAAAAAGGATATTACCCCCCTGGCCCTGTCGTTTTTGGGCAAGCTCAATCAAAAATACAATTTTAAAAAGAGGTTTTCCAACATTTCCATTCAGCTCCTGAACGAATACCCCTGGCCCGGCAATATCCGCGAGCTGAAAAACATCGTCGAACGGGCCGTCATCATCAGCTCCGGCGACGAAATCAAGCCGGAAGACCTCCACCTGCTCCGGCCGACGAACCCTGTCGTCCCAGCCGAACAGGCAGCCGAAGAAGCCGCGCCGGAGACGGCCGCCGAAGTACCGGACGAACTCCCTTCCGACTTAAACGAAACGCTGGAAAAGCTGGAATACCATTACCTGACGATGGCCTACGAACAGGAAGGCAACGTCCGCGCCGCCGCCAAGGCCCTGGGCATCACGCCGTCGACCTTTGTCCGCAAGCGCAAGCGGTATGAAGAAACCTATGGAAATAAGGCCTGA
- a CDS encoding glutaredoxin family protein codes for MKEITAFYLNGCPYCRNAKAALAELVSENPAYGEVPVHWYEESESPDVVQGHSYYYVPSMFIGTEKLYEAQPGQSYDEIKSHVKAALDAAMA; via the coding sequence ATGAAAGAAATTACGGCATTTTATTTAAACGGCTGCCCCTACTGCCGCAACGCGAAGGCGGCGCTGGCAGAATTAGTCAGTGAAAATCCGGCCTACGGCGAGGTGCCCGTCCATTGGTATGAAGAATCGGAATCTCCCGACGTCGTCCAGGGACACTCCTACTATTACGTGCCGTCCATGTTCATCGGCACAGAAAAGCTCTATGAAGCCCAGCCGGGGCAGTCTTATGATGAAATTAAGAGCCATGTGAAGGCAGCCCTCGACGCTGCTATGGCTTAG
- a CDS encoding L,D-transpeptidase: MKRHLLTLACTWAAAAGIALAAEPPAPVLSVQAAQIQTAEDESRRSDADSAPPRSRAEAGEPASADTSAPARSSKDKKQDRNAGTKTGEDRKDQAGQAAPAPVVTVQSKMPPDVTVEIKKAPAETTPKPRKQTEQGRKIGINAASRMLILYENGKKVRMYHVGVGTPSTPTPPGFYSVQTKEVDPTWIDPSDTTVQIPAGPENPLGYRWIGFHGTYGIHGTNNPSSVGYYVSNGCVRMHEKDVEELYPLVSIGTPVMVYYDRIVIDSAADHTVSYYIYPDGYGWQPLTVQDVRRALAGYGVENFVTAESIAAKIAASDGQPTYIAKAYDLYVNRKKLPLRALKAHGITYLPAVAVATVLRLDLHWDNSRRLLTSPYGSAPGVVRNNVVYVNAAFADRLFHLSGTLTGDLIYNMQSQAPPAPKAAVSVTISPTDGPSLKTT, translated from the coding sequence ATGAAGAGACATTTACTGACCCTGGCCTGTACATGGGCCGCAGCAGCCGGAATTGCCTTGGCTGCAGAACCGCCTGCGCCGGTCCTGTCGGTGCAGGCAGCGCAGATTCAGACGGCAGAGGACGAGAGCCGCCGGTCTGACGCGGACAGTGCGCCGCCTCGCAGCCGCGCGGAAGCGGGTGAGCCTGCTTCTGCCGATACATCTGCGCCTGCCCGTTCTTCCAAAGACAAAAAGCAGGATCGCAACGCCGGAACGAAAACCGGCGAAGACCGAAAAGACCAGGCCGGACAAGCGGCTCCGGCTCCGGTAGTGACGGTACAATCGAAAATGCCGCCGGATGTAACGGTAGAAATAAAAAAGGCCCCCGCGGAAACGACGCCGAAGCCCCGGAAACAGACGGAGCAAGGCCGAAAAATCGGCATCAACGCAGCCAGCCGTATGCTCATTTTGTATGAAAACGGCAAAAAAGTCCGCATGTATCACGTAGGCGTCGGCACGCCGTCTACGCCGACGCCGCCCGGCTTTTACAGCGTGCAGACGAAGGAAGTCGACCCGACGTGGATCGACCCCAGCGATACGACCGTACAGATTCCGGCGGGCCCCGAAAATCCCCTGGGCTATCGCTGGATCGGCTTTCACGGTACCTACGGCATTCATGGGACCAATAATCCTTCCTCCGTCGGCTATTACGTGTCCAACGGCTGCGTCCGCATGCATGAGAAAGACGTGGAAGAGCTGTATCCTCTCGTATCTATCGGCACGCCGGTCATGGTCTATTACGACCGCATCGTCATCGACAGCGCGGCGGATCATACCGTATCGTACTACATCTATCCCGACGGCTACGGCTGGCAGCCGCTGACCGTTCAGGACGTGCGGCGGGCCTTAGCCGGCTACGGCGTGGAAAACTTTGTGACGGCCGAATCCATCGCCGCCAAAATCGCCGCGTCAGACGGGCAGCCGACGTATATTGCCAAAGCGTACGACCTGTATGTAAACCGGAAGAAGCTGCCCCTGCGGGCCCTGAAAGCTCACGGCATCACCTATCTTCCGGCTGTCGCCGTCGCCACGGTGCTGCGCCTGGATCTGCACTGGGACAACAGCCGCCGGCTGCTGACCAGCCCCTACGGCTCGGCTCCGGGCGTCGTGAGAAATAACGTCGTATACGTAAATGCCGCCTTTGCCGACAGGCTGTTTCATTTGTCCGGCACGCTGACGGGGGACTTGATTTACAACATGCAGTCCCAAGCGCCGCCTGCGCCTAAGGCGGCTGTAAGCGTGACCATATCGCCGACGGACGGCCCGTCGCTGAAGACGACGTGA
- a CDS encoding nucleobase:cation symporter-2 family protein — translation MNFLLTRQASHPVDRMLPMPKLFAYGLQHVLAMYSGAVAVPIIVAQALHLTPEQLIHLINADLFTCGIATILQTVGFWKVGSRIPMIQGVTFASVTPMIMIGQEHGITAIYGAIIAAGLFTFLIAPYFSRLIKLFPPVVTGTIIMMIGITLLPVAVRWVGGGNPSSPDFASPMNLFLAAFTLAIVVAIYRCGKGFVSNVSVLIGLICGTILSMILGVANFDEVGRADWIGIITPFSFGLPTFNVGSIISMIIVMLVVMVETTGDCIAIGEIVKRPVGRGRLARCLRADGLSTLIGGIFNSFPYTAFAQNVGLIAVTRVKSRFVVAASGVILILLGLFPKMAAVVACIPNAVLGGAGIAMFGMVIASGVRALAKVKFDGNYNLMLVAVSIGMSMIPLTVPNFFQHFPDVVKVICQSGITLGSLTAVVLNILFNGFKPEEDKTQADQA, via the coding sequence ATGAATTTCTTATTGACCAGACAGGCGTCTCATCCTGTAGACCGGATGCTGCCGATGCCGAAATTGTTTGCCTATGGGCTGCAGCATGTCCTGGCCATGTATTCCGGAGCCGTCGCCGTGCCGATCATCGTGGCCCAGGCCCTGCATCTGACGCCGGAGCAGCTCATTCATTTGATTAACGCCGACTTGTTTACCTGCGGCATCGCGACGATTCTCCAGACCGTCGGCTTTTGGAAGGTCGGCTCCCGCATCCCCATGATACAAGGCGTCACCTTCGCGTCGGTCACGCCGATGATCATGATCGGGCAGGAGCACGGTATAACGGCCATATACGGGGCGATTATCGCCGCCGGGTTGTTTACTTTCCTCATCGCGCCCTATTTCAGCCGCCTGATCAAGCTGTTTCCGCCCGTCGTCACGGGTACGATTATCATGATGATTGGGATTACCCTCCTGCCCGTGGCCGTGCGCTGGGTCGGCGGCGGCAACCCGTCTTCGCCTGACTTTGCCAGCCCTATGAACCTGTTTCTGGCGGCCTTTACCCTGGCTATCGTCGTGGCCATTTACCGCTGCGGCAAGGGCTTTGTCAGCAACGTATCTGTCCTCATCGGGCTCATCTGCGGCACCATCTTGTCCATGATATTAGGCGTGGCTAACTTTGACGAAGTCGGGCGGGCCGATTGGATCGGCATCATCACGCCCTTTTCCTTTGGCCTTCCGACCTTTAACGTCGGCTCGATCATTTCCATGATCATCGTCATGCTCGTCGTCATGGTAGAAACGACGGGCGACTGCATCGCTATCGGCGAAATCGTCAAGCGCCCCGTCGGCAGAGGCCGGCTGGCCCGCTGTCTCCGCGCCGACGGCTTGTCGACGCTGATCGGCGGCATCTTCAACAGCTTCCCCTATACGGCCTTCGCCCAGAACGTCGGCCTCATCGCCGTCACGCGCGTCAAGAGCCGCTTCGTCGTCGCCGCTTCGGGCGTCATCCTCATCCTGCTGGGGCTGTTCCCGAAAATGGCTGCCGTCGTAGCCTGCATTCCCAACGCCGTTCTCGGCGGCGCAGGCATCGCCATGTTCGGCATGGTCATTGCCAGCGGCGTCCGGGCGTTGGCGAAAGTCAAATTTGACGGAAACTATAACCTCATGCTCGTCGCCGTCAGCATCGGCATGAGCATGATTCCCCTGACGGTTCCGAATTTCTTCCAGCATTTCCCCGATGTCGTGAAGGTTATCTGCCAGAGCGGCATCACCTTGGGCAGCCTGACAGCCGTCGTGCTGAACATCTTGTTCAACGGGTTTAAGCCGGAAGAAGATAAGACCCAGGCTGACCAGGCATAA